From one Neofelis nebulosa isolate mNeoNeb1 chromosome 4, mNeoNeb1.pri, whole genome shotgun sequence genomic stretch:
- the CCR9 gene encoding C-C chemokine receptor type 9, with the protein MVPTELTGLVSNMSDDYSYHPTSPLDDYLNLPELYCKKNNVRQFASYFLPPLYWLVFIAGALGNSLVVLVYWYCTRVKTMTDMFLLNLAIADLLFLATLPFWAIATADQWRFHTFLCKVVNSMYKMNFYSCVLLIMCISVDRYIAIAQAMKAQTWRQKRLVYSKMVCFAVWVLAAMLCIPEILYSQLKKESGITICTMVYPSDESTKVKSVVLTLKVVLGFFLPFVVMACCYTIIIHTLLQAKKSSKHKALKVTVTVLTVFFLSQFPYNCILLVQTIDAYAMFISNCAISTNIDICFQVTQTIAFFHSCLNPVLYVFVGERFRRDLMKTLKNLGCISQAQWVSFTRREGSVKLSSMLLETTSGALSY; encoded by the exons ATGGTGCCCACAGAACTCACA GGTCTTGTCTCTAACATGTCTGACGATTACAGCTACCATCCCACGTCTCCTCTGGATGACTACCTAAACCTCCCTGAACTTTACTGTAAGAAAAACAACGTCCGGCAGTTTGCGAGCTACTTCCTCCCGCCCTTGTACTGGCTCGTGTTCATCGCGGGCGCCTTGGGCAACAGTCTGGTCGTCCTTGTCTACTGGTACTGCACGAGAGTGAAGACCATGACCGACATGTTCCTCCTGAATCTGGCAATTGCTGACCTCCTCTTTCTCGCCACGCTTCCTTTCTGGGCCATTGCCACTGCGGACCAGTGGAGATTCCACACCTTCCTGTGCAAAGTGGTCAACAGCATGTACAAGATGAACTTCTACAGCTGCGTGCTGCTGATCATGTGCATCAGCGTGGACAGGTACATTGCCATCGCTCAGGCCATGAAAGCGCAGACCTGGAGGCAGAAGAGGCTCGTGTACAGCAAAATGGTCTGCTTTGCTGTCTGGGTGCTGGCGGCCATGCTCTGCATCCCCGAAATCCTGTATAGTCAACTCAAGAAGGAATCCGGCATTACCATATGCACCATGGTTTACCCTAGTGACGAGAGCACCAAAGTGAAGTCGGTGGTCTTAACCTTGAAGGTCGTCCTgggctttttccttcctttcgTGGTCATGGCCTGCTGCTACACCATCATCATCCACACTCTGTTACAAGCCAAGAAGTCATCCAAGCACAAGGCCCTGAAGGTGACCGTCACCGTCCTTACTGTCTTCTTCCTATCTCAGTTCCCCTACAACTGCATTCTGTTGGTGCAGACCATCGATGCCTATGCCATGTTCATTTCCAACTGTGCCATTTCCACCAACATTGACATCTGCTTCCAGGTCACTCAAACCATCGCCTTCTTCCACAGTTGCCTGAACCCCGTGCTCTATGTTTTTGTGGGCGAGAGATTCCGCCGGGATCTTATGAAGACCCTGAAGAACTTGGGTTGCATCAGCCAGGCGCAGTGGGTCTCGTTCACGAGGAGAGAGGGAAGCGTGAAGCTGTCGTCCATGCTGCTGGAGACGACCTCGGGAGCGCTCTCCTACTGA